GATCCGCACCGAGCAGGCGGGCAAGATACTCATCGATGTGCGCCCGTTTCAGGGCCGCATGGGCGTGGCGGATACCTTCTTCCATGTGAGGCGCTACCCGCTTGACCTGAGACACGTGAGGACCGCGGTCATCGATTTGAAAGAACACAGCGCCTTTACTTCGTTTTTCGAGACGACCGCCTCGACCCTCGGGTTTTCCATCCGCTACTTCAACGAGATTCCCGACGCCCTCGCCTGGCTCCAATCCGAA
The DNA window shown above is from Nitrospirota bacterium and carries:
- a CDS encoding STAS/SEC14 domain-containing protein, with the protein product MEYTITTCLRDNVLEIAISGSGGRENADAIAQDVIAAIRTEQAGKILIDVRPFQGRMGVADTFFHVRRYPLDLRHVRTAVIDLKEHSAFTSFFETTASTLGFSIRYFNEIPDALAWLQSESSA